The Pyrus communis chromosome 2, drPyrComm1.1, whole genome shotgun sequence genome includes a window with the following:
- the LOC137726967 gene encoding organic cation/carnitine transporter 3-like → MADSAPLLSEPNSAEPEPPVLHKQLPSLDSMIEQCIGDFGWAQFLQAILVAFSWFFDAQQTFIAVFTDSVPTWHCTHLTELPNSCNSASNICQLPQNAWAWDRSKHTSIISEWGLECSSSLITGLPASAFFIGCLIGGLTLASLADTSLGRKNMLFLTCLIMSLSTFLTAFSTNIWMYSVLRFITGFARATIGTSALVLSTELVGKRWRGQVGVMGFFCFTLGFLSLPTIAYAHRAHLWRTLYFWTSIPTLLYSITVHFLVHESPRWLFVRGRKEDAIETLKCIAPVNSTTTKTELTSSFISSLSFEHETWNVDLYSAINALVKRKWAFRRLSAVMAIGCGIGMVYYGMPLALGSLEFDLYLGVTLNALIELPASLITFFFIDKMNRKTSILVYTVLSGFCSIMSVLKGIHPIWTGLQIGFELVSFFSACLACNVLLLFTIELFPTCVRNSALSMVRQAVVLGGAFSPMLAAAGRDNGGFLSYGVFGVVVGVCGGFVVCLPETRGRGICDTMDEEEYKETAACNAVGDNV, encoded by the coding sequence ATGGCCGATTCAGCCCCTCTTCTCTCCGAACCAAACTCGGCAGAGCCAGAACCGCCTGTGCTCCACAAACAGCTCCCATCCCTCGACTCCATGATCGAGCAGTGCATCGGAGATTTTGGATGGGCCCAATTTCTCCAAGCCATCCTTGTAGCATTCTCATGGTTCTTTGATGCCCAACAAACATTCATCGCTGTCTTCACGGACTCTGTGCCAACATGGCACTGTACCCACCTCACTGAGCTACCCAACTCATGCAACTCAGCCTCCAACATTTGTCAACTTCCTCAAAACGCATGGGCCTGGGACAGGTCCAAACACACTTCCATCATCTCCGAATGGGGCCTCGAGTGCTCGTCGTCACTCATCACGGGACTGCCGGCCTCAGCCTTCTTCATAGGCTGTTTAATTGGCGGGCTGACCCTGGCCTCACTTGCTGACACCTCACTAGGTCGCAAAAACATGCTCTTTCTCACATGTCTCATCATGTCTTTATCCACCTTCCTCACTGCCTTTTCCACCAACATATGGATGTATTCCGTCCTCCGATTCATCACCGGGTTTGCCCGTGCCACCATCGGTACTTCCGCCCTTGTCTTATCCACAGAGCTCGTCGGAAAGCGGTGGCGGGGTCAGGTTGGTGTTATGGGATTCTTCTGCTTCACTCTAGGGTTTCTCTCCCTCCCAACTATAGCATACGCTCATAGAGCTCACTTATGGAGAACACTCTATTTTTGGACCTCAATCCCCACATTATTGTACTCGATAACGGTTCATTTTTTAGTTCATGAGTCACCAAGATGGCTCTTCGTGCGAGGTCGAAAAGAAGACGCAATTGAAACCCTAAAATGCATTGCACCCGTCAATAGTACTACAACCAAAACAGAACTTACCTCGAGCTTTATTTCGAGCTTGTCCTTCGAGCATGAAACATGGAACGTCGACCTCTACTCTGCAATCAACGCTTTGGTGAAGCGAAAATGGGCTTTTCGGAGATTGTCCGCGGTTATGGCAATCGGCTGTGGTATCGGAATGGTGTATTATGGCATGCCATTAGCTTTGGGAAGCTTGGAATTCGATCTCTACTTAGGCGTCACGCTCAACGCCTTGATCGAATTGCCAGCTTCATTAATCACATTCTTTTTCATCGACAAAATGAACAGAAAAACCTCAATCTTGGTTTACACTGTTCTTAGTGGATTCTGTAGCATCATGTCCGTGTTAAAAGGTATCCATCCGATATGGACAGGGTTGCAAATAGGGTTCGAGCTGGTGTCTTTTTTCAGCGCATGCTTGGCTTGCAATGTGTTGCTTCTATTTACGATTGAGCTATTTCCCACTTGCGTGAGGAACTCGGCTCTTTCGATGGTGAGGCAGGCGGTGGTGTTAGGAGGCGCTTTTAGTCCCATGCTGGCGGCCGCGGGGAGAGACAACGGTGGGTTTTTGTCGTATGGAGTGTTTGGGGTTGTGGTTGGGGTTTGCGGGGGTTTTGTGGTTTGTTTGCCAGAGACAAGAGGGAGAGGAATTTGTGATACGATGGATGAAGAAGAGTACAAAGAGACAGCTGCGTGTAATGCGGTTGGTGATAATGTCTAG